A genome region from Brassica oleracea var. oleracea cultivar TO1000 chromosome C2, BOL, whole genome shotgun sequence includes the following:
- the LOC106324706 gene encoding chaperone protein dnaJ 15-like yields MSSKKAGGSSSPATRRDPYEVLSVSRTASDQEIKSSYRKLALKYHPDKNANNPDASELFKEVAYSYSILSDPEKRRQYDNAGFEALDADGMDMEIDLSNLGTVNTMFAALFSKLGVPIKTSVSANVLEEAMNGTVTVRPLPIGTSVSGKVEKQCAHFFGVTISEQQAESGVVVRVTSAAQSKFKLLYFEQDSSGGYGLALQEESEKTGKVTSAGMYFLHFQVYRMDSTINALAVAKDPESAFFKRLEGLQPCEVSELKAGTHIFAVYGDNFFKTASYTIEALCAKTYEDTTENLKEIEAQILRKRNDLRQFETEYRKALARFQEVTNRYTQEKQTVDELLKQRDSIHSSFSVVKTPSGSNLSNGSSSKAQGDESKGDGASVGEEGGSESRDKSKRKWFNLNLKGSDKKVG; encoded by the exons ATGAGTTCCAAAAAGGCTGGTGGCTCGTCTTCTCCGGCAACTCGAAGGGACCCCTACGAGGTCCTCTCCGTATCAAGAACCGCGTCTGATCAAGAAATCAAATCCTCTTACAGAAAACTTGCGCTAAA GTATCATCCAGACAAGAATGCCAACAACCCTGATGCTTCCGAGCTTTTCAAGGAAGTCGCATATTCCTACAGCATCTTGTCTGATCCTGAAAAGAGAAGGCAATACGACAATGCAGGCTTTGAGGCCCTTGATGCTGATGGAATGGACATGGAAATTGACTTGTCTAACCTCGGAACCGTTAACACCATGTTTGCTGCTTTATTCAGCAAGCTAGGTGTGCCTATCAAGACCTCTGTATCTGCCAATGTTCTCGAGGAGGCTATGAACGGAACTGTCACTGTGAGGCCCCTTCCCATTGGAACATCAGTCAGCGGGAAG GTGGAGAAGCAATGCGCTCACTTTTTTGGAGTGACGATAAGTGAACAACAAGCTGAGTCAGGTGTGGTTGTTAGAGTTACATCAGCAGCACAAAGTAAATTTAAG TTACTTTATTTTGAGCAAGATTCAAGTGGCGGCTATGGATTGGCCTTACAG GAAGAGAGTGAGAAAACAGGCAAGGTGACGTCAGCTGGCATGTATTTCTTACATTTCCAAGTCTATAGAATGGATTCTACTATCAATGCG TTAGCTGTAGCCAAAGACCCTGAATCTGCTTTCTTTAAGCGGTTGGAAGGTCTTCAACCTTGTGAGGTTTCAGAACTGAAAGCTGGCACTCATATCTTTGCAGTTTATG GTGATAACTTTTTCAAGACTGCATCCTACACAATTGAGGCACTCTGTGCCAAGACCTACGAGGACACAACAGAGAATTTGAAGGAGATTGAAGCTCAGATTTTAAGAAAGAGAAACGATCTGCGGCAGTTTGAAACAGAGTACCGAAAA GCTTTGGCGCGGTTTCAAGAAGTAACCAACAGATATACACAGGAGAAGCAAACG GTGGATGAACTTCTAAAGCAACGGGATTCAATCCATTCCTCTTTCTCTGTGGTGAAGACACCAAGCGGTAGCAACTTGAGCAATGGAAGTAGCAGCAAAGCTCAGGGAGATGAATCTAAAGGCGATGGGGCTAGTGTGGGTGAAGAAGGCGGATCAGAGAGTAGAGACAAATCGAAGAGAAAATGGTTCAACTTAAACCTAAAAGGATCTGATAAGAAGGTTGGTTGA
- the LOC106325811 gene encoding uncharacterized protein LOC106325811 translates to MKNLKEQSSFLSSSSPSLVAKLLNAQYHHFLNLISFSLILCCGIIIGILLHSSLQDISSTSSLNIQRISQLFLVSSPPPPTIPSPPSPPSKPVHVGLKGFLRSPKKIMHDMEDEELLWRASMAPKIRSYPFYRTPKVAFMFLTKGYLPLAPLWEKFFRGHEDLFNIYVHSYPSNNESYPEGSVFHGRQIPSKRVDWGYVNMVEAEQRLLANALLDISNERFVLLSESCIPLFNFTTVYSYLTTSTQTHVESYDQLGGVGRGRYSPEMKPRVQLRHWRKGSQWFELDRAMALEIISDTTYWPLFYRYCHHGCYADEHYIPTLLNIKSSLGRRNSNRTLTWVDWTNGGPHPTRFIRYEVTEELLVKLRNGGGEDRQCYHNGEKTNVCYLFARKFLPTALGRLLRLAPSVLYF, encoded by the exons ATGAAGAACCTAAAAGAGCAAAGCTCATTTTTGTCTTCTTCGTCACCATCTCTAGTAGCAAAGCTTCTCAATGCTCAATACCATCATTTCCTCAATCTCATTTCATTTTCCCTTATTCTATGTTGCGGCATAATCATAGGTATCCTTCTCCATTCTTCTCTACAAGACATATCTTCAACATCTTCTCTCAACATCCAACGGATCTCTCAGCTCTTCCTTGTCTCGTCTCCTCCTCCACCTACTATTCCTTCTCCTCCCTCTCCTCCTTCTAAGCCCGTGCACGTCGGGCTCAAAGGGTTTCTGAGGTCGCCGAAGAAGATCATGCACGACATGGAAGATGAAGAGCTTCTTTGGAGAGCTTCAATGGCACCTAAGATCAGAAGTTATCCTTTTTATCGAACACCAAAGGTTGCTTTCATGTTTTTGACAAAAGGTTATTTACCTCTGGCTCCCTTATGGGAGAAATTCTTTAGAGGACATGAAGATCTTTTCAATATTTACGTTCACTCATATCCTTCTAATAACGAGTCATATCCCGAAGGTTCCGTCTTCCATGGCCGGCAGATCCCAAGCAAG CGAGTGGACTGGGGATATGTTAATATGGTGGAAGCAGAACAAAGATTACTAGCAAATGCTTTGTTAGACATATCAAATGAACGATTCGTACTTCTTTCCGAATCATGCATCCCTCTCTTCAACTTCACAACCGTTTACTCTTACCTCACGACATCAACTCAAACTCACGTCGAGTCCTACGACCAACTCGGTGGCGTTGGACGTGGTAGATACAGTCCTGAAATGAAACCACGTGTCCAGCTACGCCACTGGCGAAAAGGCTCCCAGTGGTTCGAGTTAGACCGTGCCATGGCCCTTGAGATCATCTCCGACACAACATATTGGCCTCTCTTTTACCGTTATTGCCACCACGGTTGCTACGCAGACGAGCACTACATCCCTACGCTCCTCAACATCAAATCTAGCTTGGGTCGCCGCAACTCGAACAGGACTCTCACTTGGGTTGACTGGACGAACGGTGGGCCCCACCCAACCCGGTTTATCAGATACGAGGTGACAGAAGAGTTGTTGGTGAAGCTGAGGAATGGTGGTGGTGAGGATAGGCAGTGTTACCACAACGGAGAGAAGACGAATGTTTGTTATTTATTTGCTCGCAAGTTCTTGCCCACTGCTCTCGGCAGGTTGCTCAGGCTTGCACCTTCTGTTTTATATTTCTGA